In the genome of Pseudomonas sp. B33.4, the window GGCGCACTGTCGCTGAGCGAAACGTTGCTGTTGGGTTTTCTCGGCGGGATTCTCGGCGACGCCGTTTCGTATTTCCTCGGTCGCCACTTCCACCAGAACATCCGGCGCCTGCCGGGCTTGCGCCATCATCCGGAATGGATGGCCGGCGCTGAGTCGTATTTCCAGCGCTACGGCATCGCCAGCCTGCTGGTCGGTCGCTTTATCGGACCGTTGCGGCCGATGCTGCCCATGGTCGCCGGCATGTGCGACATGCCCTTCCCGCGTTTCGCCGCTGTCAGCCTGTTGGCCGCCGCCGGCTGGAGCCTGGCCTATCTGCTGCCGGGCTGGGCCACCGGCGCGGCCTTCCGCCTGCCATTGCCTGAAGGGTTCTGGCTGCAAGCCGGGATTGTCGCTGGCAGCATCGCCGTGATGGTCGGCCTCAGCGTGAACAGCAGCCTGCGTCGTCACCGCCGCGCGACGATCTGGATCAGCAGCATGAGCTTGTTGATACTGATCGGTCTGTTCATCGGCTATCCGTACCTGACAGCACTCGATCAAGGCGTGATGACGCTGGTGCAGGAACATCGCCAACCGGTGCTCGATGAAATCGCGGTCACGCTGACCCTGATTGGCGAATTCCGCAACATGCTGCTGTTCAGCGTCCTGCTGACGGGTCTGTTGCTGCTGTGCCGGCAATGGCGCCAGGCGATTTTCGTCGGCGGCACGTTGCTGGTCACCGCACTGGCGAACACCGGGACCAAATACTTCTTCGCCCGGGTGCGCCCGGAAGTGCTGAGCGATCCGCTGACCACTTACAGCATGCCCAGCGGCCACGCATCAGGTTCATTTGCGCTGTTCCTGACCCTGGCCGTGCTGGCGGGTCGCGGACAGCCACCGCGCATGCGCCTGACCTGGTTGCTGATCGCCTGTATTCCGGCCCTCGCCATCGCGCTGTCGCGGGTCTATCTGGGCGCGCACTGGCCGACCGACGTATTGGCCGGTGCCATGCTCGCCGCCTGCGTCTGCGCAGCAGCACTGTGGCTGAGTCAGCGCAAAAGCCCGCTCAATCCCATGCCGTTCAAGATCTGGTGGTTGATCCTGCCGGCCATGTTGGCGCTGTTTGGTTTTTTCGTCCTGCGGCATCTGCCCCATACGTTGTTGCGTTACGCCTATTGAATGAGGCGATATACAAGCCTTATTCCTTTCGCGCTGCTCTTTTAGGAAATATCCGACAGGAGCAGCGCTGTTCCCTTATTAAAACTTACTCGTCCAAGGTAAAACATCTTATTCACCAAACTGCAACTTCCTACACTTAAAAATAAAAACAATAGAAGTTACACATCACCGGTAAAGCGCTACAACAACGCCTTCCATAACTTGAAAAACCAGTTAGATTAAATCCACAACCCTTGAAACCCTTCGGCAAATTCTCGCCATTAAAGTGAGACTGCTTGCACTTGCCTGCCACACAAACAACTCAACTTACAAATCGAGGGGTTCAATACATCAACTGATTTCGAGTACTCCATGAGTCCAAAGATACCGCGCAAACCGCCCCAGACCTCAACGCAGCAACCTGACTCGAGCACATTCCCGCCCCAGCGAACCGATACACCCTTCACTACAGGTGCGCCTTCAGTTTTCCGGCTACCGGGTTTGCCGATTGGCCAGGCCCCCGCCCACACCACTGGCGGCCGCCCGATCATCGACAACACCCCGCCTGCCGTCGTTATCCAGGCCATGCCAACTACAAATCCTGCCCGCCTCTCCAGCGATAATTCGCCAGACACTTACTGGCTGCGCGACGACTTCCTGCGCGGCATGAAACCGGCGGAGGATGACGGTTTTCGCTGGATCGTCGGACGCCAGTTTGTCGACGTCGAATATGACGGAGGATTGCGCACTACCCATGTCGGCCAGGATGGCGACGGAATTTATCGCTGCAAGCTGGTCACTGAGCGAGCGGCTTCCGGGCCAGCGCTTTACCGGAATGAAGGCCGATTGACCTGGCGCCTGACGAAACATCCGGCGCCTGCCATGGCCTCGACGAAACGACCTGCGCCAGCCCCCGAAACAGACCCCGTCGCGAAACGCCCCCGACCAGCGCCCCTCGATTGGAATCTGTACAAAGCCTCCCTGCGTTCACCGGATGCGCAGGGCTATTACGAGCTGGCACCCGCATTCGGGGCCAACAAGACGGTCACGCAATTTGCCTTCAAGGATCAGTTCGGCAACCGGATCCCGGTCGATCCACCGGCCGGCGGTTTCGGCGCCCTGCCCACACATTTGAAGCACTGGAGCGATCACGAGATCTGGCAGATTTATGACATCCATGGCCAGGACCTCGTGCGTTTTCGCACCGATGCCCAAGCCAGTGGCAAGCGTCCGCACTGGGCGGTTCCCAAAGTCACCAACCCGCACCGTGACTTGCTGCGCGATACACTGCGCTGGCTACACCCGGCCATGAGCCTCACGCAACGCGAGGCATTCCTGCAGTCCTATAACCTGCTGCCCAGCCAACTGGCCCGCTTGCAACAGGACCTGAAGACCGAACTGAAAATGCCGCAATGGGCGCAAGCACACAAACGCCTGATCGACGACGTCGACAATCCGCAGCGCTTTGAGCAACTGAGCCAGGATGCTGTCAAGGAACTCAACCTCAAGCGTGATGCCCGGCATGACTGGTACAGCCCTGAAACCGCCATGACCGCACCCGTGCGCGAAGCGCTGCTGAGCAAACTCGGCTATCTGCGCAACAAGAACAATTGCCTGTACCGCACGGACATTCCGGCGCTGTTCAGGGGCGACGAGCGCACACCGTTCGAACTCGCCAACGACGGCTTCATGCTGCCACGATACAAGCACAAACCGGGGGCTACCACGCATAAACCGATGAGTGCGACCTTCAGCCTCAAAGAAGGAAAGATGTACGCAAGCGAGCCTGATCCAGAGTATTTGCGCTTCAACAGCCAGACCAACAAATACCCGGGGCGGGATGCTGACGATAGCGCCTCGGGCAGTGACACCAGTGACACCAGTGACACAGAAAGCAGCGCATCTTCCGAATGGTCCGAGGCCGCAAGCCCTGTTCCGTGGGATCACGATCGTCGCTATGAATCAACGCGCACACGCCAGCAGGAAATGTTTCTGTATGTGCTCGACACCCGCCACCTGGAAGTGGTGCCTCATGAAGAAAACATGAGCTTCAATTCAACGGCTCGTGACACGCCTCCCACCTGGTTTCCCTCTGACGACTTCGAAGGGTTGATTTCGGTCAGCCGCAGCGGACTGCACGCCGAGCGCATCTGGCTGCTGAATTCTGCCCTGACCAAAGCGGTAAAGATCGACGACATCAAAGACCAGGCAGGTGCAAGCGCAGAACGCATCGAAGGTGCCACCCATGCCGGACATCAGAACCAATTCGAGTACGACCGGTTGATCGACAAAGCCGAGGCCGCCGGCAAACCCGTGCTCAGGCTGTCGGGCCAAGGCGAGGAGTTCGCCTACGACATCAGCTGGCCCGAGTCGGCAACGCCAACGACTCAACCTCAGTGACACACCGGTAGGGACACCGGCCATGCGTTTTCATTAAAGGATTAATGACATGTCAAAACTTATCGCTCCACCTGTGCATCCCGATATCAGTCCCATTCAGGTCACTCCCGTCAGCGCCTCGGCCAACCCCCACGCACCGCAGGCGGGCACGCTCAACAGCGCAACGTTGGCAGACGATGCTGATGCCGCCTATCAGCGCACGCTGAAATCCCTCGACAAACATTTCGGCCCCCTGCGCATCGGTGAAATGCTCACCAGCCGGGCAGAACTCCAGGCCTTGGGCGCGACCGTGCATGGCCAGCCCATCAGCCCGGCGAATGCCGGCATGCAGCGCGTGGATCAAAGCTTTCTCGACGGGCTCAACTTCGACGCAGACCGGGTGCAGGCGCGCTTGCTGTCGGTGGACAGCCCCGACAGCAATGTGCCGGCGATGCTGTTTTATGAAATCGCCTGCAAGCGCTCGATTGACGCCGGTGCACTATTCGTCGCCGATACAGCCATCGCCTCCGGCAGTGCAGTGGATCGCCTGAATCAATTGGGCAAGGCTGCGCAAAAACTGGACATCCATCGCGCTGACGCGCTGGAGAATGCGCCAGGCTGGGTCAGCAAAAACAAAAGCTATCTGATGAGCGGCGCCGGTGTCGGCATGCAGGCATTCGGCATCTACAGTGGCTACAAGGCCATGATCGATGCGATCAAGCACGGCGACACCCTGGAAGCGGCTTTTCAGGGTGGCTCGATCGCGGCCGAATTCGGTTCGTTGATCATCGAGCGGGGGCTGACCAGAACTGGTGAAGCCATGCTCAGGAATGGCGGCACTGCACTGAAGTATTTCCCGCTGACGTCGGTGGGCAAATACATGAGCCGGGGTGCCGGGATGTTCGCCAGCGCAATCACCTTGCCCTTCGACATTGCCGATGCCATCAAATCGTTCAATGCCGCCGCGGCGGCGCAGGGCAAAGAGGCTCAGGATCACTACGTCAGTGGCGGTCTGAGCGTAGCGGGTGCGGGCATCAGCCTGGTGCTGGGCATTGCCGCGCTGGCCGGGTTTGGCAGTGTCGCCGGGCCGGTCGGGCTCGTCGCCGCCGGACTGCTCATCGCCGCCTCGATGATCTACCAGGCCGCCCGCGTCGTGGACGACATCGATGACTACATCGAACTGGCCTTTGAAGAGCGCCTGCGCTCCGGCTGGTTCGCCTTCACCAATCAGGAACTGGACCAGGACGTACTGGATCGTTTCAAGCTTGCCAAGGGCTATCGCGATCACCAGCAGCAGCTCGAATTGTCAGCCAAGGACATGCTGGAGGGCGCCTACAGGCACTCCATCGAACATGTGATCAACGGCGCCTTTCAGATCGAATTGAAGCCTGTTGAAATCTGGCGTTACCAATGGGACGAAAGCGTCGGCCAACAGCCGTACAAACTCGATAACCAGGCCGTCGTTGTCGGTGGTGACGATGTTATCGATGCCGGCAGCGGCCTGCCCGCCAACCTCAAAGGCAAAGTATCGGGCAGTGCCGGTGACGACAAAGGCATTTTCTGGCGCCTGGGTGACGGCAATGACCGGGTCATCGGTGCCCGGGACAAGCCCAACCTGTTCACCTTTCGCGCGGATCACAAAGCACTGACCGGGGGCGACAGGAACGATGCCTTCTATCACGACATTACCGAGCAGGAATTGAACCGGAGCAGCAAACCGGTGCACCTCAATGTGCTGGATGGCGGCACAGGTGCAGACACACTGGCCTTCGAAGGCAGCCGCCCGCTCAGCGACACCCGCCATATCGGCCACGACATCAATCTGCACAGCGGCCGAGTGGCGTTGCGAGGCCTTGACCCTGCCATCGATGCCGTTGAGGTCGCGCAACTCACTTCGATCGAAAACGTCTCGACACTGCGCAAAGGCACCAGCCGTGTCAGCGGAAACGACGAGGCCAACCAGATTTCCGCCAATGGCTACGACCGCATAAACGCCGGCGGCGGCGATGACACGATTGCCCTCTACGGTTTGGACTGTCGGGTCGAAGGCGGCAGCGGCGCAGATCGTTTTTACATCGCCAGCAGCAACGCTCGCACGACCATAATCGAGGACGGTGAACAGTCGAGCCTGATCGAGTTCGGCTGGCCCGCGGACGTCATTCAGCGCTGGCAGATCATCGGCACTTCACTGGTGGTCAGCTCATTGCGCGGCGAGGATGGCAACGACCCCGAACATGTCCTCACGCTGGAAAATGTCTACCAGTGGGTCGATGGCAATCGCCAGTTGAAAAATGATCGATTGCGCTTCAAGACCCAAGATGGTTACGAGCTGCTGGCCCAGCTACCCCAGCAGTTGGGTGAGGCAACGCGTCTGGACATCAAGCCCGCAGTGATCGTCATTGGCCAACCGGCAGCCGCGCCGCAAATCGTTAACGGCGGCATGGTCGAGATCACCGAACAGGGTTTGAAACAGCACTTTGTGTCGCGCACTGACCGACAGGTGGAATTCGTTGCCTCACGCAACACCGCCGAAACGTCCCGCAGCGTTTATCTGGCGTTCGACAGCGCTGAAATCATCGATGTGCAAGTCAGCTATGAAGTGCAGGTGCGCAAAGGCGTCTCCGGCCATACCCACTTGTATTACGCAGACTTCACCCTGTCGCTCAGCCTGCCTTCGAAGGTCGTAGCGTTCAAGGGCATCATCCAGCCCATCGCAGCCGCCACCGGTTACAGCGGCAGAAACAGCCTGAAAGTAACCACGCCACGCCTGCAACAAAACGTTGTGCTGATCATGCAGGACCAGACCTCATACCGGCTCCAGATTCCCACACTGGATTATGAAGACGATGTGAAGAACCCCGGCATCCGCGTACGCAGCACGCGCAGTTGCCTCAAACAACGCAATGGCAATTATCGTTTTGTCAGACCATTGGCCAGCGTGAAGCCGCTTATAACGGCACAACCCAGCCGCATTACGATCGACACCGGTTCGCACACAGGCATTTATGTGCTCGAAGGCCAGAGTTCGACTTACGACCTCCATCTTGCCAGCAACACCATCATTCGCCTGTCTACACCAGGCGCCGCGGCGAAAACCGCCGATGCTTCGACCTGGACGCTGTATACCCACACATTGCAAGAATCGGTCACGCGGGACGATATACGACTGGACGGCAATCGCTTGCGCATCGCCAGTGTCACGATTGAATTGCCCGATATCGAAGACGACGTCCCGGTGGAGTCCATCAACGTGGCGACTTCGGCCGGCAATATTTATGAAGTCTCCCTGCTGTTTGAAGTGCTGCAGCTTTACGTCATCGATGCGCGCGGCTATGCCAGCGTCGAAGCGCTGTTGGCCGAGATCAATCAGCATCAACAACGAAACGAACTGGCGGCCAGGGTTCATGTCACCCACATCGGCTTCAAAGCCGGAGCCATCGGTACGGTGGTTTACAACTCGGTGCGCAAGTACTGGGGTCTGGATAGCGATCCACGCGCGCGGATCAAACCCGCAGAGCTGGTCTTTTCAGGCAACAAGACCTGAACGCGCTACCCGCTTTCATCGACGTGCCCGTGTGGATCTGACCTCCACAGGGGCACCTGCTCACTTCAGCCGACGGACTGGCTGACTCGCAAAAACGGAGTTTATGCATGCGCCAGAAACCGGGGCCACGCCCCAAATCACCGACCGTCGACACGCCTGTGAAAAACCCGATACTTCCCACACCGGAAAGCATTCCGGGCCATTTACCGGTGGATGCGCCCTCTTCACCCAAACGACCTCACGTGGAAGAACTCGCGACCTCCCGACAAAGTACCTCACCTTTCGAAGTGGGTGTCGCACCGAGATCCCCCTCAGATACATCAGCATTTTCACTGACAGCGCTGGAAGATTTCGCCCATCCGTACTTTGGCGCTCTGCCAGCGCCGAATGAATCCGGCATCCGGCGTTATCTCGCCAAGGACTGGGTGGACGTGCACCTTCCAGGCACCGAAGGCCGGCACCACGTTTGCGTTCAATACGATGCCAACCTCAGGGTTTATCGGGTGATGTCCTTCAGGCGCCTGGCACCTGGCCCTCCGATCTATCGAACCACGCAGGACAATCTGTGGAGCCTTGATCGGCACCTCACTTTTCTGAACGGCGACGATTACGCGTTTTCCGCGACAGCCGATGCTGATGGTTATTACGCATATCGCGCCCTCGGAACGAGCAGTGATGGCGCCATCCTGGGCTAT includes:
- a CDS encoding bifunctional DedA family/phosphatase PAP2 family protein, which encodes MGPWLDSVTGWLAANPQWLAAAVFIVAFVECLAIAGLIVPGTVLLFAVAVLAGSGALSLSETLLLGFLGGILGDAVSYFLGRHFHQNIRRLPGLRHHPEWMAGAESYFQRYGIASLLVGRFIGPLRPMLPMVAGMCDMPFPRFAAVSLLAAAGWSLAYLLPGWATGAAFRLPLPEGFWLQAGIVAGSIAVMVGLSVNSSLRRHRRATIWISSMSLLILIGLFIGYPYLTALDQGVMTLVQEHRQPVLDEIAVTLTLIGEFRNMLLFSVLLTGLLLLCRQWRQAIFVGGTLLVTALANTGTKYFFARVRPEVLSDPLTTYSMPSGHASGSFALFLTLAVLAGRGQPPRMRLTWLLIACIPALAIALSRVYLGAHWPTDVLAGAMLAACVCAAALWLSQRKSPLNPMPFKIWWLILPAMLALFGFFVLRHLPHTLLRYAY
- a CDS encoding calcium-binding protein; translated protein: MSKLIAPPVHPDISPIQVTPVSASANPHAPQAGTLNSATLADDADAAYQRTLKSLDKHFGPLRIGEMLTSRAELQALGATVHGQPISPANAGMQRVDQSFLDGLNFDADRVQARLLSVDSPDSNVPAMLFYEIACKRSIDAGALFVADTAIASGSAVDRLNQLGKAAQKLDIHRADALENAPGWVSKNKSYLMSGAGVGMQAFGIYSGYKAMIDAIKHGDTLEAAFQGGSIAAEFGSLIIERGLTRTGEAMLRNGGTALKYFPLTSVGKYMSRGAGMFASAITLPFDIADAIKSFNAAAAAQGKEAQDHYVSGGLSVAGAGISLVLGIAALAGFGSVAGPVGLVAAGLLIAASMIYQAARVVDDIDDYIELAFEERLRSGWFAFTNQELDQDVLDRFKLAKGYRDHQQQLELSAKDMLEGAYRHSIEHVINGAFQIELKPVEIWRYQWDESVGQQPYKLDNQAVVVGGDDVIDAGSGLPANLKGKVSGSAGDDKGIFWRLGDGNDRVIGARDKPNLFTFRADHKALTGGDRNDAFYHDITEQELNRSSKPVHLNVLDGGTGADTLAFEGSRPLSDTRHIGHDINLHSGRVALRGLDPAIDAVEVAQLTSIENVSTLRKGTSRVSGNDEANQISANGYDRINAGGGDDTIALYGLDCRVEGGSGADRFYIASSNARTTIIEDGEQSSLIEFGWPADVIQRWQIIGTSLVVSSLRGEDGNDPEHVLTLENVYQWVDGNRQLKNDRLRFKTQDGYELLAQLPQQLGEATRLDIKPAVIVIGQPAAAPQIVNGGMVEITEQGLKQHFVSRTDRQVEFVASRNTAETSRSVYLAFDSAEIIDVQVSYEVQVRKGVSGHTHLYYADFTLSLSLPSKVVAFKGIIQPIAAATGYSGRNSLKVTTPRLQQNVVLIMQDQTSYRLQIPTLDYEDDVKNPGIRVRSTRSCLKQRNGNYRFVRPLASVKPLITAQPSRITIDTGSHTGIYVLEGQSSTYDLHLASNTIIRLSTPGAAAKTADASTWTLYTHTLQESVTRDDIRLDGNRLRIASVTIELPDIEDDVPVESINVATSAGNIYEVSLLFEVLQLYVIDARGYASVEALLAEINQHQQRNELAARVHVTHIGFKAGAIGTVVYNSVRKYWGLDSDPRARIKPAELVFSGNKT